The following are from one region of the Polaribacter marinaquae genome:
- a CDS encoding ABC transporter ATP-binding protein: MGYFKDILKYEKKYRKFTVLNILFNILYAIFNVLSVLAFIPVLGILFSTNKEVLKKPTYQGITKIGDFLKESFYHFISEKIENEGNIKTLVFICLLAISLFFLKNLFRYLASYVITFLRTGVVKDLRDNLYHKIVELPVSYFSEKRKGDIIARMTSDVQEVENSILTSIETIVREPLTVIIAISLMLFMSVKLTLFVFILLPVSGFIISSISKKLKANSIKAQKETGNFLSFIEETLTGLRIIKGFNAENVIANKFKNSTLKFKELMTNVIHRQTLASPMSEFLGSATIIAILWYGGTEVLSNKSSLKPDEFMGYIVLFYTVLNPIKLITTTFYNIQKGEASAERIMSVLNTENSIKDIPNALQKNAFSSEIEFKNISFKYKDDYVLKDFSLTINKGETVALVGQSGSGKSTLANLITRFYDVNKGEVLLDNNNIKNITKKSLRDLMGIVSQDSILFNDTIANNIKLGTQDATDSAILEAAKIANADEFIQNLPEKYDTNIGDSGNTLSGGQKQRLSIARAVLKNPPIMILDEATSALDTESEQLVQLALEKMMQNRTSLVIAHRLSTIQKADKIVVLKKGEIVEQGKHEELLAKKGEYFKLVTMQSLS; this comes from the coding sequence ATGGGATATTTTAAGGACATTTTAAAATACGAAAAGAAGTATAGAAAATTTACAGTTTTAAATATACTTTTTAATATACTTTATGCTATTTTTAATGTACTTTCTGTATTAGCATTTATTCCGGTATTAGGTATACTTTTTAGCACAAACAAAGAAGTTTTAAAAAAACCTACTTACCAAGGAATTACTAAAATTGGAGACTTTTTAAAAGAAAGTTTTTATCATTTTATTTCAGAAAAAATAGAAAACGAAGGCAATATAAAAACATTAGTTTTTATTTGCCTTTTGGCTATTTCTTTGTTTTTTCTAAAAAACTTATTTAGATATTTAGCATCGTATGTAATTACATTTTTAAGGACAGGTGTTGTAAAAGATTTAAGAGACAATTTATATCATAAAATTGTAGAGTTACCTGTTTCGTATTTTTCTGAAAAAAGAAAAGGAGACATTATTGCTAGAATGACTTCTGATGTTCAAGAGGTTGAAAATTCTATATTAACTTCTATAGAAACAATTGTTAGAGAACCTTTAACGGTAATTATTGCTATTTCTTTAATGCTTTTTATGAGCGTTAAATTAACCTTATTTGTTTTTATTTTACTACCTGTTTCTGGTTTTATAATTTCTTCAATAAGTAAAAAGCTAAAAGCAAATTCTATTAAAGCTCAAAAAGAAACTGGTAATTTTTTATCATTTATAGAAGAAACCTTAACAGGTTTAAGAATTATTAAAGGCTTTAACGCAGAAAATGTTATTGCAAATAAATTTAAAAACTCAACTTTAAAGTTTAAGGAGTTGATGACTAATGTAATTCATCGACAAACATTAGCATCTCCTATGAGCGAGTTTTTAGGGTCTGCAACAATAATTGCGATTCTTTGGTATGGTGGTACAGAGGTTTTGTCTAACAAAAGCTCTCTAAAACCTGATGAATTTATGGGTTATATTGTTTTGTTTTATACTGTTTTAAATCCTATAAAATTAATTACAACCACTTTTTATAACATACAAAAGGGTGAAGCTTCTGCAGAAAGAATTATGTCTGTTTTAAATACTGAAAATAGTATAAAAGATATACCAAATGCTCTGCAAAAAAATGCTTTTTCTTCAGAAATTGAATTTAAAAACATTTCATTTAAATATAAAGACGATTATGTTTTAAAAGATTTTTCTTTAACTATTAATAAAGGAGAAACAGTTGCTTTGGTTGGACAATCTGGTAGCGGAAAATCTACATTAGCAAACCTAATAACTCGTTTTTATGATGTAAATAAAGGTGAAGTTTTATTGGACAATAACAACATTAAAAATATCACTAAAAAATCTTTAAGAGATTTAATGGGAATTGTTTCTCAAGATTCAATTCTTTTTAATGATACAATAGCTAATAATATAAAGTTAGGAACTCAAGACGCCACAGATTCGGCAATATTAGAAGCTGCAAAAATTGCAAATGCAGATGAGTTTATTCAAAATTTACCCGAAAAATACGATACTAATATTGGTGATAGTGGTAATACGCTTTCTGGCGGACAAAAACAGCGTTTGTCTATTGCTAGAGCCGTTTTAAAAAATCCGCCAATAATGATTTTAGATGAAGCTACTTCTGCCCTAGATACAGAATCTGAACAACTAGTTCAATTAGCTTTAGAAAAAATGATGCAAAACAGAACATCTTTAGTAATTGCACACAGATTGTCTACTATTCAAAAAGCAGATAAAATTGTGGTACTTAAAAAAGGGGAAATTGTAGAACAAGGTAAACATGAAGAACTTCTTGCAAAAAAAGGAGAATAC
- a CDS encoding phospho-sugar mutase encodes MSEILEKAKQWLTPTFDKETQDQIQKLISENSSELTDSFYKDMEFGTGGMRGVMGAGTNRINKYTLGRATQGLSNYLIENVNKEQIKVVIAYDCRHNSKKFAKIVSDVLSANNIKVFLFEDLRPTPELSFAVRHLDCDAGIVLTASHNPPEYNGYKVYWADGGQIVPPHDGGIIGKVNALDFSEINFDANEDLIETIGKNVDAVFIEASVKNGSLAENINRDNLKIVFTSLHGTSIVSVPDALAKAGYTDVHIVEEQRVPNGDFPTVKSPNPEEPEALKMATDLANKIDADIVIGTDPDCDRLGVAVRDTNGKMKLLNGNQTMVLMTEFLLKKWKEEGKMNGKQFVGSTIVSTELVNDVAANYNVETKIGLTGFKWIAKMVKDFPELDFIGGGEESFGYMVGGFVRDKDAVTATLLACEIAAYAKQNGSSFYEELLNIYVDNKFYKEHLISIVKKGMDGAAEIQQMLSDMRNNPLSEIDGEKVESLSDYQASTKKNLITGEVSKINIPKSNVLIYQTANGTRIAARPSGTEPKIKFYFSVNSSLDTKENAEKVEAELDAKIQRIIKEMKLN; translated from the coding sequence ATGAGCGAAATATTAGAAAAAGCAAAACAATGGTTAACACCTACATTCGATAAAGAAACACAAGATCAAATTCAGAAATTAATTAGTGAAAACTCATCTGAATTAACTGATAGTTTTTACAAAGACATGGAGTTTGGTACTGGTGGAATGCGTGGTGTAATGGGCGCAGGAACCAATAGAATAAACAAATATACATTAGGTAGAGCAACACAAGGTTTGTCTAATTACTTAATTGAAAACGTAAATAAAGAGCAAATAAAAGTAGTAATTGCTTATGATTGTAGACATAACAGTAAAAAGTTTGCTAAAATCGTATCAGACGTTTTATCTGCAAATAACATAAAAGTATTCTTGTTCGAAGATTTAAGACCAACACCAGAATTATCTTTTGCTGTAAGACATTTAGATTGTGATGCGGGTATAGTATTAACTGCGTCTCACAATCCGCCAGAATATAATGGTTACAAAGTATATTGGGCAGATGGCGGACAAATTGTACCTCCGCATGATGGCGGAATTATTGGCAAAGTAAACGCTTTAGATTTTTCTGAAATTAATTTTGATGCTAACGAAGATTTAATTGAAACAATTGGTAAAAATGTTGACGCTGTTTTTATTGAAGCATCAGTAAAAAATGGCTCTTTAGCAGAAAATATCAATAGAGATAATTTAAAAATTGTTTTTACTTCTTTACACGGTACTTCTATTGTATCTGTGCCAGATGCTTTGGCTAAAGCTGGGTATACAGATGTTCATATCGTAGAAGAACAAAGAGTTCCTAATGGCGATTTTCCAACGGTAAAATCTCCGAACCCAGAAGAACCAGAAGCCTTAAAAATGGCTACAGATTTGGCTAATAAGATAGATGCTGATATTGTTATTGGTACAGATCCTGATTGCGACAGATTAGGTGTTGCAGTTAGAGATACTAACGGCAAAATGAAGTTATTAAATGGTAACCAAACTATGGTTTTAATGACTGAATTCCTTTTAAAGAAATGGAAAGAAGAAGGTAAAATGAACGGTAAACAATTTGTAGGTTCTACTATTGTTTCTACTGAATTGGTTAACGACGTAGCTGCAAATTATAATGTTGAAACTAAAATTGGTTTAACAGGTTTTAAATGGATTGCCAAAATGGTGAAAGATTTTCCAGAACTTGATTTTATTGGTGGTGGAGAAGAAAGTTTCGGATACATGGTTGGCGGCTTCGTAAGAGATAAAGATGCAGTTACGGCTACATTATTAGCTTGTGAAATTGCTGCTTACGCAAAACAAAATGGTAGCTCTTTCTACGAAGAATTATTAAATATTTATGTTGATAATAAATTCTATAAAGAACATTTAATTTCTATTGTTAAAAAAGGAATGGATGGAGCCGCAGAAATTCAGCAAATGTTAAGCGACATGCGTAATAATCCTTTATCAGAAATTGATGGCGAAAAAGTAGAATCTTTATCAGATTATCAAGCTTCAACTAAAAAGAACTTAATTACTGGTGAGGTATCTAAAATTAACATACCAAAATCTAATGTTTTAATTTATCAAACAGCAAACGGAACAAGAATTGCGGCTAGACCAAGTGGAACAGAGCCTAAAATTAAATTTTACTTTAGTGTAAATTCTTCTCTTGATACAAAAGAAAATGCAGAAAAAGTAGAAGCTGAATTAGATGCTAAAATTCAACGAATTATTAAAGAAATGAAATTAAATTAA
- a CDS encoding glycosyltransferase family 2 protein: MDISVVIPLLNEEESLDELYNWIAKVMQSNCYLYEVIFIDDGSTDASWKTIEKLAKEHEPVKGIRFQKNYGKSQALDAGFEMAKGAVVITMDADLQDNPEEIPELYNLIIKEDFDLISGWKKKRYDNVVTKNIPSKLFNAAARKTSGLKLHDFNCGLKAYKNEVIKSVKVSGEMHRYIPVLAKNEGFTKIGEKVVQHQARKYGETKFGMDRFVNGFLDLITISFLSKFGKRPMHFFGLWGTFMFLFGTTTAFYIGAVKLYKVFNGIKTILVTDNPWFYIALTSMILGTLLFLAGFIGELIIKTKTNEKHYSIKEKLNF, translated from the coding sequence ATGGATATTTCGGTAGTAATACCACTTCTTAACGAAGAAGAATCTTTAGATGAATTATACAATTGGATTGCAAAAGTTATGCAATCCAATTGTTATTTATATGAAGTAATTTTTATTGATGATGGTAGTACAGATGCTTCTTGGAAAACTATAGAAAAACTAGCCAAAGAACACGAACCTGTTAAAGGAATTCGTTTTCAAAAAAATTATGGGAAATCTCAGGCTTTAGACGCTGGTTTTGAAATGGCAAAGGGTGCTGTTGTGATTACTATGGATGCTGATTTACAAGACAATCCAGAAGAAATACCAGAATTGTATAATCTTATAATTAAAGAAGATTTCGACCTAATTTCTGGGTGGAAAAAGAAACGTTACGACAACGTTGTTACTAAAAATATTCCTTCAAAACTTTTTAATGCTGCTGCAAGAAAAACATCTGGCTTAAAATTACACGATTTTAATTGTGGATTAAAAGCTTATAAGAATGAAGTTATTAAATCGGTAAAAGTTAGCGGAGAAATGCACAGATACATTCCTGTTTTAGCTAAAAATGAAGGTTTTACAAAAATTGGAGAAAAAGTTGTACAACACCAAGCAAGAAAATACGGAGAAACAAAGTTTGGAATGGACAGATTTGTTAACGGATTTTTAGATTTAATTACAATCTCATTCCTTTCTAAATTCGGCAAAAGACCAATGCACTTTTTTGGACTTTGGGGAACTTTTATGTTTTTATTTGGTACAACAACCGCATTTTATATTGGTGCAGTTAAATTATATAAAGTTTTTAATGGCATCAAAACCATCTTAGTAACAGATAATCCTTGGTTTTACATTGCACTAACTTCTATGATATTAGGAACCTTATTATTTTTAGCTGGTTTTATAGGTGAACTTATTATAAAAACCAAAACCAATGAAAAACACTACTCAATTAAAGAAAAACTAAATTTCTAA
- a CDS encoding DUF4199 domain-containing protein: MDNQANSKSIILNYGLILGIAGVLVNLTIYAMGMHLNPHWSVSILQGALLIGFILVSIKKYKEANGGFLSWGQGVKVGVGVAIVAGLIGVIYSYLFMTFLEPDFMNQMMEVQNQTMLDQGMTDEQIEAANEMSKNFQSPGIIAAFAIIGSAIGGFIVSAIAAAIMKKSEEETY; encoded by the coding sequence ATGGACAATCAAGCAAACAGTAAAAGTATTATTCTAAACTATGGACTAATTTTAGGTATAGCAGGAGTTCTAGTAAATTTAACCATTTATGCAATGGGTATGCACTTGAACCCTCATTGGTCTGTATCTATACTACAAGGTGCATTATTAATTGGTTTTATTTTAGTGTCTATAAAAAAATATAAAGAAGCTAATGGTGGTTTCTTATCATGGGGACAAGGTGTTAAAGTTGGTGTTGGTGTAGCAATAGTAGCAGGTTTAATTGGTGTTATTTATAGTTATTTGTTTATGACTTTTTTAGAGCCAGATTTTATGAATCAAATGATGGAAGTGCAAAACCAAACAATGCTAGACCAAGGAATGACAGATGAGCAAATAGAAGCTGCAAATGAAATGAGTAAAAACTTTCAATCTCCTGGTATAATTGCTGCTTTTGCAATTATTGGTAGTGCAATCGGTGGTTTTATAGTTTCTGCAATTGCTGCAGCAATCATGAAAAAATCTGAAGAAGAAACTTACTAA
- a CDS encoding SDR family oxidoreductase: MSKIVLVTGASSGIGKAIATFLSEKGYKVYGTSRNPKNEQDFSFELIALDVLKIETIKTAVSSIIQKEGRIDILVNNAGIGVTGPIEETPTDEMRNAFNTNFFGAIDVIKTVLPFMRKQKFGVIINTTSIAGYMGLPFRGIYSSSKGALELVTEATRMEVKRFGINIVNIAPGDFATDIISRRYHTPLFKDSVYKENYKANLDLMDAHVDTGKDPIEMAKKVYKIINTKNPKIHYKVGGTLEKFSIVLKRILPDTWFEKLLMNHYKL; encoded by the coding sequence ATGTCTAAAATAGTATTAGTTACCGGTGCATCTTCTGGTATTGGTAAAGCAATTGCTACTTTTTTATCTGAAAAAGGTTATAAAGTTTATGGTACAAGTAGAAACCCAAAAAATGAGCAAGATTTTTCTTTTGAATTAATTGCTTTGGATGTTTTAAAAATTGAAACGATAAAAACGGCAGTTTCTAGTATCATACAAAAAGAAGGCAGAATAGATATTTTAGTAAATAATGCTGGTATTGGTGTTACAGGACCTATAGAAGAAACGCCAACAGATGAAATGCGAAACGCCTTTAACACAAATTTCTTTGGTGCTATCGATGTAATTAAAACAGTTTTACCTTTTATGCGTAAGCAAAAATTTGGTGTTATTATTAACACAACTTCGATTGCTGGTTATATGGGTTTACCGTTTAGAGGAATTTATTCGTCTTCTAAAGGTGCATTAGAATTGGTAACGGAAGCGACAAGAATGGAGGTAAAAAGATTCGGAATTAATATTGTAAATATTGCACCAGGAGATTTTGCAACAGATATAATTTCTAGAAGATACCATACGCCACTTTTTAAAGATTCTGTGTACAAAGAAAATTACAAAGCTAATTTAGATTTAATGGATGCGCATGTAGACACAGGTAAAGATCCTATAGAAATGGCTAAAAAAGTGTATAAAATTATCAATACAAAAAATCCTAAAATACATTATAAAGTAGGCGGAACTTTAGAGAAATTCTCTATTGTATTAAAACGAATTTTGCCAGATACTTGGTTCGAAAAATTATTAATGAATCATTATAAATTGTAA
- the fsa gene encoding fructose-6-phosphate aldolase: protein MKFFIDTANLEQIKEAQALGILDGVTTNPSLMAKEGITGEDNIINHYKEICELVDGDVSAEVISTDFDGMVKEGEALAALNPQIVVKLPMIKDGVKACKYFSSKGIKTNVTLVFSAGQALLAAKAGATYVSPFIGRLDDISTDGLNLIAEIRHIYDNYGFETEILAASVRHTMHIIDCAKLGSDVMTGPLSAIEGLLRHPLTDSGLAKFLADYQKGN, encoded by the coding sequence ATGAAATTTTTTATTGACACAGCAAATTTAGAGCAAATTAAAGAAGCGCAGGCTTTGGGTATTTTAGACGGAGTTACAACAAACCCATCTTTAATGGCTAAAGAAGGAATTACAGGAGAAGACAACATTATTAACCATTATAAAGAAATTTGTGAGTTGGTAGATGGTGATGTTTCTGCAGAAGTTATTTCTACAGATTTCGATGGTATGGTGAAAGAAGGTGAAGCTTTGGCTGCTTTAAATCCGCAGATTGTGGTAAAATTACCAATGATTAAAGACGGTGTAAAAGCGTGTAAATATTTTTCTTCTAAAGGAATTAAAACAAACGTTACTTTAGTTTTTTCTGCAGGACAAGCTTTATTGGCTGCTAAAGCAGGTGCAACTTACGTATCGCCTTTTATTGGTAGATTAGATGATATTTCTACAGATGGTTTAAACCTAATTGCAGAAATTCGTCATATATATGATAATTATGGTTTCGAAACAGAAATTTTAGCAGCTTCTGTGCGTCATACAATGCATATTATAGATTGTGCAAAATTAGGTTCTGATGTAATGACAGGTCCTTTAAGCGCTATCGAAGGATTGTTAAGACACCCATTAACAGATAGTGGTTTAGCTAAGTTTTTAGCAGATTACCAAAAAGGAAACTAA